In one window of Tursiops truncatus isolate mTurTru1 chromosome 5, mTurTru1.mat.Y, whole genome shotgun sequence DNA:
- the MTHFD2L gene encoding bifunctional methylenetetrahydrofolate dehydrogenase/cyclohydrolase 2, mitochondrial isoform X2: MTVSARAFWLLRGGLGRVSALGRSAASLLAAPGTAGRAFRGFRSSGLRTSREKRFHVPEVATVCLPTCPHPQSSLLICSDSLVV, from the exons ATGACAGTGTCGGCCCGCGCCTTCTGGCTGCTCCGCGGCGGCCTGGGCCGAGTGTCGGCGTTGGGCCGGAGCGCGGCGTCGCTCTTGGCGGCGCCGGGAACGGCCGGGCGCGCGTTCCGGGGCTTTCGGAGCAGCGGCTTGAG GACCAGCAGAGAGAAGAGATTCCATGTTCCAGAGGTCGCCACTGTCTGCCTCCCCACTTGTCCCCATCCTCAGTCATCTCTTTTAATATGTAGTGACTCATTAGTTGTCTAG